In Archangium violaceum, the following are encoded in one genomic region:
- a CDS encoding PaaI family thioesterase, with translation MSDTQARPTQEQLDRFAELFNQSQTMRFFGLRLSFPQGEKVVVTLPEVRPEHRGGLGTAAINGGVISAMFDYAIGCTPALLDPSRRSATMQLSISFERPLRGDTVRAEATIDNAGTTTLFASARLYDAQGQVCARCQGVVKFSQLKWASGESPAVN, from the coding sequence ATGTCCGACACCCAGGCCCGCCCCACCCAGGAGCAGCTCGACCGCTTCGCCGAGCTGTTCAACCAGAGTCAGACGATGCGGTTCTTCGGTTTGCGGTTGAGCTTTCCCCAGGGCGAGAAGGTGGTCGTCACCCTCCCCGAGGTCCGCCCGGAGCACCGGGGCGGATTGGGCACCGCCGCCATCAACGGGGGCGTCATCTCCGCCATGTTCGACTACGCCATCGGCTGCACGCCCGCCCTGTTGGATCCCTCGCGCCGCTCGGCCACCATGCAGCTCTCCATCAGCTTCGAGCGCCCCCTCCGGGGCGACACCGTGCGCGCCGAGGCCACCATCGACAACGCCGGCACCACCACCCTCTTCGCCTCCGCCCGGCTGTATGACGCACAGGGGCAGGTGTGTGCCCGCTGCCAGGGCGTGGTGAAGTTCTCCCAGCTGAAGTGGGCCTCGGGAGAGAGCCCGGCCGTCAATTGA
- a CDS encoding RNA polymerase sigma factor, which produces MRPVRDLEGLREDEAGLARRALAGERAAWDALVSRYHHRVVVSLLARGIRVDRAHELAQETWARLIQQQQKGMLTELRLPQLALAQAAFLAADEARRVRRESLAGAVEELPESHHPVDPSMSAERRLLSEEQLSRAQAALQQCSASAQRVFQLACDGQELPHAEVAARVGLSVQRVRQILCEVRKKLRSALEEEAP; this is translated from the coding sequence GTGCGGCCAGTGCGAGACCTGGAGGGACTGCGTGAGGACGAGGCCGGGCTCGCACGGCGTGCCCTCGCGGGGGAACGCGCGGCCTGGGACGCCCTCGTCTCCCGCTACCACCACCGCGTGGTGGTCTCGCTGCTCGCCCGCGGTATCCGGGTGGATCGGGCCCACGAGCTCGCCCAGGAGACGTGGGCGCGCCTCATCCAGCAGCAACAGAAGGGGATGCTCACCGAGCTGCGCCTGCCACAACTGGCCCTCGCCCAGGCGGCGTTCCTCGCGGCCGACGAGGCGCGCCGGGTCCGCCGCGAGTCCCTGGCGGGCGCGGTGGAGGAGCTGCCCGAGTCCCACCATCCGGTGGACCCCTCTATGTCCGCCGAGCGGCGCCTGCTGTCCGAGGAGCAGCTCTCCCGGGCCCAGGCGGCGCTCCAGCAGTGCTCGGCGAGCGCCCAACGCGTCTTTCAACTGGCGTGCGATGGTCAGGAGCTGCCGCACGCCGAGGTGGCCGCGCGCGTCGGCTTGTCCGTGCAGCGCGTCCGACAAATCCTGTGCGAGGTCCGCAAGAAGCTGCGGAGCGCCCTCGAGGAGGAAGCACCATGA
- a CDS encoding zf-HC2 domain-containing protein, whose product MSQHIRPADAEQYVLGALEPEAAAALEAHTLDCPPCASILQREALLEEQLREVAQAPAPEPRVIRPARWHRARLAAAAGVMVAAAAAVSFLVLRPERTVPTPSQDEDFPVMALPMDLPSTPERLVACPDLASQEACASEALARGLLVQYPQGVGEVPRYEGHAGLPKGALDAEGPYSL is encoded by the coding sequence ATGAGCCAGCACATCCGTCCGGCCGACGCCGAGCAGTACGTCCTGGGCGCGCTGGAGCCGGAAGCCGCGGCGGCTCTCGAGGCCCACACGCTCGACTGCCCGCCATGCGCCAGCATCCTCCAGCGCGAGGCACTGCTGGAGGAGCAACTGCGTGAGGTGGCCCAGGCCCCCGCCCCGGAGCCTCGGGTCATCCGCCCCGCCCGCTGGCACCGGGCCCGGCTGGCCGCCGCCGCGGGCGTCATGGTGGCGGCGGCGGCCGCGGTGTCGTTCCTCGTGCTCCGCCCCGAGCGGACCGTGCCAACACCGTCACAGGACGAGGACTTCCCAGTGATGGCCCTGCCGATGGACCTGCCGTCGACTCCGGAGCGGCTGGTGGCGTGCCCCGACCTGGCGAGCCAGGAGGCGTGTGCCTCGGAGGCCCTGGCCCGCGGGCTGCTGGTGCAGTACCCCCAGGGCGTGGGAGAGGTCCCCCGCTACGAGGGGCACGCGGGACTGCCGAAGGGCGCGCTCGACGCCGAAGGGCCCTATTCGCTGTGA
- a CDS encoding AraC family transcriptional regulator, with product MIDRMKHGLTLLWLAAFALGGPASAADDKKGLPEGWFVTESSPQLYEAGLDTQGPCEGNRSAWLRSRQGEPAGYGTFMQAFGAGAFRGKRLRFSAVVRTEDVKGWSGLWMRVEGEDAREPLAFDNMQSRALVGTTACKRHEVVLDVPQDARSIMAGLMLSGTGKAWIGAVRFETVDTSVPVTNLLADRGRREEQPTGRIGDVWFNRKQVEASNYRALLKPDGSWSDNYSNTLSVSGGTVRGTWRQLPLRLTVKTEGSSTRLEGQWGREPVRIELSPEKLTLKHGIFERELTREDERPEYDRSCIRYRRGDGLSRSDEIDVCGEALRREPPLAQLVLAFLNNGFRAVPPPHVRIPAPSTPPRNVAAPDSSH from the coding sequence ATGATCGATCGGATGAAGCACGGCCTGACGCTCCTGTGGTTGGCGGCGTTCGCCCTGGGCGGACCCGCCTCGGCCGCCGACGACAAGAAGGGCCTGCCCGAGGGGTGGTTCGTCACCGAGAGCTCGCCCCAGCTCTACGAGGCGGGCCTGGACACCCAGGGTCCGTGCGAGGGCAACCGCAGTGCCTGGCTGCGCTCGCGCCAGGGAGAGCCCGCCGGCTACGGCACCTTCATGCAGGCCTTCGGCGCGGGGGCCTTCCGGGGCAAGCGGCTGCGCTTCTCCGCGGTGGTGCGCACCGAAGACGTGAAGGGCTGGAGCGGACTGTGGATGCGGGTGGAGGGGGAGGATGCGCGCGAGCCGCTCGCCTTCGACAACATGCAGTCGCGCGCGCTGGTGGGGACCACGGCCTGCAAGCGCCACGAGGTGGTGCTGGACGTGCCCCAGGACGCCAGGTCCATCATGGCCGGGCTGATGCTGAGCGGCACGGGCAAGGCGTGGATCGGCGCCGTGCGCTTCGAGACGGTGGACACCTCGGTGCCCGTCACCAACCTGCTCGCGGACAGGGGACGGCGCGAGGAGCAGCCCACCGGACGCATCGGCGACGTGTGGTTCAACCGCAAGCAGGTGGAAGCCAGCAACTACCGCGCCCTGCTGAAACCGGACGGCTCCTGGAGCGACAACTACTCGAACACGCTCTCGGTCAGCGGCGGCACGGTGCGGGGAACCTGGAGGCAATTGCCGCTGCGCCTCACCGTCAAGACGGAGGGCTCCTCCACCCGCCTCGAGGGGCAGTGGGGCAGGGAGCCGGTGCGCATCGAGCTGAGCCCGGAGAAGCTCACGTTGAAGCACGGCATCTTCGAGCGGGAGCTGACGCGCGAGGACGAGCGCCCCGAGTACGACCGCAGCTGCATCCGCTACCGGCGTGGCGACGGCCTGTCCCGGAGCGATGAGATCGACGTGTGCGGCGAGGCGCTGCGCCGGGAGCCACCCCTGGCGCAGCTGGTGCTCGCCTTCCTGAACAACGGCTTCCGCGCGGTGCCGCCACCGCACGTGCGAATCCCCGCGCCGTCCACGCCCCCCAGGAACGTGGCGGCACCCGACAGCTCGCACTGA
- a CDS encoding oxidoreductase, which produces METQTRTAVVAGASGLVGGSLLDTLLDSPRYREVLSLGRRPLSRQHPKLVQRTVDFARLAEEPLPPVDDAFCCLGTTIKKAGSQEAFRAVDHDAVLAFARAAKQAGARRFLVVTALGANPRSRVFYNRVKGEVEEALKGLGFESLVILQPSLLLGERAESRPGERAAIVASRVLAPLLRPLGSRPIEARTVARAMLALALDAPQGVRLAPSGELQELGR; this is translated from the coding sequence ATGGAAACGCAAACACGCACCGCGGTGGTGGCCGGCGCGAGCGGGCTCGTCGGAGGTTCGCTGCTCGACACGCTGCTCGACAGTCCCCGGTACCGGGAGGTGCTCTCCCTGGGCCGGCGCCCGCTGTCCAGGCAGCACCCGAAGCTCGTCCAGCGGACGGTGGACTTCGCCCGGCTCGCGGAGGAGCCCCTGCCCCCCGTCGATGATGCCTTCTGCTGTCTGGGCACCACCATCAAGAAGGCCGGCAGCCAGGAGGCCTTCCGCGCCGTGGACCATGACGCCGTGCTGGCCTTCGCTCGGGCCGCGAAGCAGGCGGGAGCCCGGCGCTTCCTGGTGGTGACGGCGCTCGGCGCCAACCCGCGCTCCCGCGTCTTCTACAACCGCGTGAAGGGCGAGGTGGAGGAGGCGCTCAAGGGACTGGGCTTCGAGTCCCTCGTCATCCTCCAGCCATCGCTGCTGCTCGGAGAGCGCGCCGAGAGCCGTCCGGGCGAGCGTGCCGCCATCGTGGCCTCGCGGGTGCTCGCGCCACTGCTGCGACCGCTCGGGAGCCGACCCATCGAGGCGCGCACCGTCGCGCGGGCGATGCTCGCCCTCGCGCTCGATGCGCCCCAGGGGGTGCGGTTGGCGCCATCGGGAGAGCTGCAGGAGCTCGGCCGGTAG
- a CDS encoding Ig-like domain-containing protein, with translation MAPTRGTSIAGVLADNNPLALMDDEVAVDEDSASSVVDVLANDTPQPEAGVLLRVTEVSQPDEGGTVKLSNGLVTFTPESNFNGIVKFSYTVSDGYEGTATASVWVMVMPVNDPPTGVDDTFPLKEESSAATLDVLANDSIAPDTDESLFVEAVTQPTTGGTVEVTPNGDGVRFTPASGFIGSVTFTYTLSDGSSDTTIVNVTVTVGAVDSDGDGLEDTNEVELGTDPNDPDTDGDGLSDGLERGLTQAEGTGTDPSLFTPDTDPSTTTDPLNADSDGDGLEDGREDANHDGRLGDTESDPNDPDTDHGGSLDGEEVNAGGKPYDYSDDLSVVGRGCSSTGTSTLLPLLSLLSLPLLRRRQALRGSRAGWGLLGLFATVLVSAPAHAQSASQAIDVQQFKPGPGSRDVLGVHGAQVGQHLDWNLGLSFNYAKDPLNFLKPRTGDFVYEIVRDQFTFDLMGSVALFDRFELGVALPITSQGSGSAASVSPLLPGGLNVTGVGDLRLVPKARLLSTDSGLRLGIAVPVLLPTSGGRDFLGRDGVAVFPRLLGEWGRDGGPRVLANVGVNLQPGARFYNLNAGNELAYGLGAELPFQLGSHRISAEATLAGALGLKETQVEESPLELLAALRYHFTDSLAAHLGGGPGITRGYGTPAFRLFAGIAWTEARHVEPVRTEPPPPPNPDTDQDGILDVNDRCPDVAESSNGFEDTDGCPDELPPPPPVDSDGDGLTDDQDRCPQVAEDKDGFEDADGCPDPDNDHDGVADAADKCPAEPETINGVQDEDGCPDQGKEKVRLERERIVILEKVYFATNKDVILERSFSLLKQVAQVLRANPHVSKVRVEGHTDSQGADAFNQDLSQRRANSVRKHLVEQDGIAPERLEAVGYGETKPVSTNATAAGRDKNRRVEFNILETKEAP, from the coding sequence GTGGCACCCACGAGGGGTACCTCTATCGCCGGGGTGCTCGCGGACAACAACCCACTGGCCTTGATGGACGACGAGGTGGCGGTGGATGAGGACAGCGCCTCGAGCGTGGTGGACGTGCTGGCCAACGACACCCCTCAGCCGGAGGCGGGTGTGCTGCTGAGGGTGACGGAGGTGTCCCAGCCTGACGAGGGCGGCACGGTGAAGCTGTCCAACGGCCTGGTGACCTTTACCCCGGAGTCCAACTTCAACGGGATCGTGAAGTTCTCGTACACGGTGTCCGACGGCTACGAGGGCACGGCCACGGCCTCGGTGTGGGTGATGGTGATGCCGGTGAATGATCCTCCGACGGGCGTGGACGACACGTTCCCGTTGAAGGAGGAAAGCAGTGCCGCCACGCTGGACGTGCTGGCCAACGATTCGATCGCGCCGGACACCGATGAGTCGCTCTTCGTCGAGGCGGTGACGCAGCCCACCACGGGCGGGACGGTGGAGGTGACGCCCAATGGCGATGGCGTGAGGTTCACGCCCGCGTCCGGTTTCATTGGGTCGGTGACGTTCACGTACACCCTGTCCGATGGCAGCAGCGACACTACGATCGTCAACGTCACCGTGACGGTGGGCGCGGTGGACTCCGATGGTGATGGCCTCGAGGATACGAACGAGGTCGAGCTCGGCACCGACCCGAATGATCCCGACACGGACGGTGATGGGCTGAGTGATGGCCTGGAGCGGGGCCTGACACAGGCCGAGGGTACTGGCACCGACCCGTCGCTCTTCACTCCGGACACCGACCCGTCCACCACCACCGATCCGCTCAACGCGGACTCGGATGGTGATGGCCTCGAGGATGGCAGGGAGGACGCCAACCATGACGGCCGCCTCGGGGACACGGAGTCGGACCCGAATGATCCCGACACCGATCACGGTGGCTCCCTGGATGGCGAGGAGGTCAACGCGGGTGGCAAGCCGTACGACTACTCGGACGATCTGTCCGTCGTGGGCCGTGGCTGCTCCTCCACCGGCACGAGCACGTTGCTGCCGCTGCTGTCGTTGCTCTCCTTGCCGCTGCTGCGCCGTCGCCAGGCGCTCCGCGGTTCGAGGGCGGGGTGGGGGCTCCTGGGCCTGTTTGCCACCGTGCTCGTCTCGGCGCCTGCGCACGCCCAGTCCGCCTCCCAGGCCATCGACGTGCAGCAGTTCAAGCCGGGCCCGGGCTCGCGCGATGTGCTGGGCGTTCACGGCGCCCAGGTCGGGCAGCACCTCGACTGGAACCTGGGCCTCTCCTTCAACTACGCGAAGGATCCGCTCAACTTCCTCAAGCCCCGCACCGGGGACTTCGTCTACGAGATCGTCAGGGACCAGTTCACCTTCGACCTGATGGGCTCCGTCGCCCTCTTCGACCGGTTCGAGCTCGGCGTGGCGCTGCCCATCACCTCCCAGGGCTCCGGTTCCGCCGCGTCCGTGTCCCCCCTCCTCCCCGGGGGCTTGAATGTCACCGGCGTGGGAGATCTGCGCCTGGTACCCAAGGCGCGCCTGCTCTCCACCGACAGCGGGCTGCGCCTGGGTATCGCCGTGCCGGTGCTCCTGCCCACCTCGGGCGGCAGGGACTTCCTCGGCCGCGATGGCGTCGCCGTGTTTCCTCGACTGCTCGGTGAGTGGGGCAGGGACGGAGGCCCGCGCGTGCTCGCCAACGTGGGGGTCAACCTCCAGCCCGGTGCGCGGTTCTACAACCTGAACGCGGGCAACGAGCTCGCCTACGGCCTGGGGGCGGAGCTGCCCTTCCAGCTCGGTTCGCACCGGATCTCCGCCGAGGCCACCCTGGCGGGCGCGCTCGGGCTGAAGGAGACCCAGGTCGAGGAGAGCCCGCTCGAGCTGCTCGCCGCCCTGCGGTACCACTTCACGGACTCGCTGGCGGCGCACCTGGGCGGTGGCCCCGGTATCACCCGTGGCTATGGCACGCCGGCCTTCCGGCTGTTCGCGGGAATCGCCTGGACCGAGGCCCGGCATGTCGAGCCCGTGCGCACCGAGCCTCCGCCGCCCCCGAATCCGGACACCGACCAGGATGGCATCCTCGACGTCAACGACCGTTGCCCCGACGTCGCGGAGAGCTCGAACGGCTTCGAGGATACGGACGGCTGTCCAGACGAGCTGCCTCCCCCGCCGCCCGTGGACTCGGATGGGGATGGCCTGACGGACGACCAGGATCGCTGCCCTCAGGTGGCCGAGGACAAGGACGGCTTCGAGGACGCGGACGGCTGCCCGGATCCGGACAACGACCATGACGGTGTCGCGGACGCGGCCGACAAGTGCCCGGCCGAGCCGGAGACCATCAACGGTGTCCAGGACGAGGATGGCTGCCCGGATCAGGGCAAGGAGAAGGTACGCCTCGAGCGGGAGCGGATCGTCATCCTGGAGAAGGTCTACTTCGCCACGAACAAGGACGTGATCCTCGAGCGCTCCTTCTCTCTGCTGAAGCAGGTGGCGCAGGTGCTGCGTGCCAACCCGCATGTCTCCAAGGTGCGAGTGGAGGGCCACACCGACAGCCAGGGCGCGGATGCCTTCAACCAGGATCTCTCCCAGCGTCGCGCCAACAGCGTGCGCAAGCACCTCGTCGAGCAGGATGGCATCGCGCCCGAGCGGCTCGAGGCGGTGGGCTACGGCGAGACGAAGCCGGTGAGCACCAACGCGACGGCCGCGGGCCGCGACAAGAACCGCCGCGTGGAGTTCAACATCCTCGAGACGAAGGAAGCGCCCTGA
- a CDS encoding RNA polymerase sigma factor translates to MFNELTDDELFAEVLQRRAAGEAVGAPLGALCERWARPARYVISKIQASYGRGSPADADELYQDAVGKFLDRGLDQFRGVSEQMPGRSASPKTFFLRIVKHVAIDFYRRQREDLAPASADPDDVMEEPPSEVARAVEVSRRREERTEAQEVYWRAFERLQQEHPKEAGAWDLYHHQDVEDHEECARRLNISVVNSYKRVSRAQAYLRLYLLDLQKEGGRE, encoded by the coding sequence GTGTTCAACGAACTCACGGACGACGAACTTTTCGCTGAGGTGCTCCAGCGCCGCGCCGCGGGCGAGGCCGTCGGGGCTCCGCTCGGCGCGCTCTGCGAGCGCTGGGCCCGTCCGGCCCGTTACGTCATCTCCAAGATCCAGGCCAGCTACGGCCGCGGCTCCCCGGCGGATGCCGATGAGCTCTACCAGGACGCGGTCGGCAAGTTCCTCGACCGCGGCCTGGACCAGTTCCGCGGTGTCTCCGAGCAGATGCCCGGGCGGAGCGCGTCTCCCAAGACGTTCTTCCTGCGCATCGTCAAGCACGTGGCCATCGACTTCTACCGGCGCCAGCGCGAGGACCTCGCTCCGGCCTCGGCGGACCCCGATGACGTCATGGAGGAGCCACCTTCCGAGGTGGCCCGCGCGGTGGAAGTGTCGCGCCGGCGCGAGGAGCGCACCGAGGCCCAGGAAGTCTACTGGCGCGCCTTCGAGCGTCTCCAGCAAGAGCATCCCAAGGAAGCGGGTGCGTGGGACCTGTACCACCACCAGGACGTAGAGGACCACGAGGAATGCGCCCGACGCCTCAACATCAGCGTGGTCAACTCGTACAAGCGCGTCAGCCGTGCACAGGCCTACCTGCGGCTCTATCTGCTCGACCTCCAGAAGGAGGGCGGGAGGGAGTGA
- a CDS encoding ATP-binding protein — MWGSHPDVEAPPARQHEARPEGGGTRPGEVADARLLVMGEPHSDLAGVKAMLAPLGQPVHETVDWNGELEALLDMELACILVDARQGWSVGVETALRLRDQERTRHIPLLLLATSACDRADLLRCCGLSTVDCLLEPIHPEFLRAKVGMFIELHRRERTLRAALDRAERAEAVARESERMLRTLLGNLPGMAYRCHDTPGYPFSYASPGALELTGYGPEDFTSHRVSREELIHPDDLRRVREGIQMALDARTPITLTYRIRTRTGKERWVWERGVAIHEEPQAELPILEGFITDITPLHRAEQEREELLIQARAEHGRMETIIQQLPCAVHIAEAPTGRTLAVNARAEQLLGHPMIEVRCLQDFARYRAIHADGSRYTAEEYPIARVLLTGKAQPEEEVLYDRPDGSVRVFLISAGPILDRQGQLQAVVASFIDITGLRRAERRQAFLASVSETLASSLDYEATLAHVVQRAVPVLGDCCTLDMLEPDGSIRRLAVAHVDPGRAELAWELARSYPIRLDSNGGSGAVIRTGKTQLTAEIPDHALARFARDARHLELLRGLRATSALVVPLHARGRTFGALSLGYGGPGHRYGPEEQLLAEELARRAALAVDNARLYREAQLAVQLRDEFLSVASHELKTPLTPLHLKLSALSRELPRCCVGDTRSQGLQRHVDVARRQVHKMSTLINSLLDVSRLSQGKLKLEPEDTDLGEVLAEVAAWFVPEAARVGSELRVEGETRVPGCWDRLRLEQVVTNLISNAIRYGAGRPIIARLEVETDLARLVVRDQGIGIAPEAQERIFGKFERAVSDRHSGGLGLGLYITRSIVEAMGGSIRVESRLGEGSTFTVELPRCQEGR, encoded by the coding sequence ATGTGGGGATCCCACCCGGACGTCGAGGCCCCACCCGCTCGGCAGCACGAGGCACGACCCGAGGGCGGGGGGACCCGGCCCGGGGAGGTCGCGGACGCCCGCCTCCTGGTGATGGGAGAGCCTCACTCCGACCTGGCGGGTGTGAAGGCCATGCTGGCCCCCCTGGGTCAGCCCGTACACGAGACCGTCGACTGGAACGGGGAGCTCGAGGCCCTGCTCGACATGGAGCTCGCCTGCATCCTCGTGGACGCGCGCCAGGGCTGGTCCGTGGGCGTCGAGACGGCCCTGCGCCTGCGCGACCAGGAGAGGACCCGGCACATCCCCCTCCTCCTGCTCGCGACGAGCGCCTGTGACCGGGCGGACCTGCTGCGCTGCTGTGGGCTGAGCACGGTGGACTGCCTGCTGGAACCCATCCACCCGGAGTTCCTGCGCGCCAAGGTGGGGATGTTCATCGAGCTCCACCGCCGGGAGCGCACGCTGCGGGCGGCGCTCGACCGGGCCGAGCGCGCCGAGGCGGTGGCACGCGAGAGCGAGCGCATGCTGCGCACCCTGCTGGGAAATCTGCCGGGCATGGCCTACCGCTGCCACGACACGCCCGGCTACCCCTTCTCCTATGCGAGCCCGGGTGCGCTGGAGCTCACCGGCTACGGCCCCGAGGACTTCACCAGCCATCGCGTGTCCAGGGAGGAGCTCATCCACCCCGACGACCTCCGGAGGGTGCGCGAAGGCATCCAGATGGCGCTCGACGCGCGCACGCCCATCACCCTCACCTACCGGATCCGCACGCGCACCGGCAAGGAGCGCTGGGTATGGGAGCGGGGGGTGGCCATCCATGAGGAACCCCAGGCCGAGCTCCCGATCCTGGAGGGCTTCATCACCGACATCACCCCGCTGCACCGCGCCGAGCAGGAGCGGGAGGAGCTGCTGATCCAGGCGAGGGCGGAACACGGCCGCATGGAGACCATCATCCAGCAACTGCCGTGCGCGGTACACATCGCCGAGGCGCCCACGGGGCGGACCCTGGCCGTCAATGCCCGGGCCGAGCAGCTCCTCGGACACCCGATGATCGAGGTGCGCTGCCTCCAGGACTTCGCCCGTTACCGGGCCATCCACGCGGACGGAAGCCGGTACACGGCGGAGGAGTACCCCATCGCGCGGGTGCTGCTCACCGGGAAGGCCCAGCCGGAGGAGGAGGTGCTCTATGATCGGCCCGACGGCTCCGTGCGGGTCTTCCTCATCAGCGCCGGGCCCATCCTGGACAGACAGGGGCAACTGCAGGCGGTGGTGGCCAGCTTCATCGACATCACCGGACTCAGGCGTGCCGAGCGGCGCCAGGCCTTCCTCGCCTCGGTGAGCGAGACGCTGGCCAGCTCGCTCGACTACGAGGCCACGCTGGCCCACGTGGTGCAGCGGGCCGTGCCCGTCCTCGGGGACTGCTGCACGCTGGACATGCTCGAGCCGGATGGCTCCATCCGCCGGCTGGCGGTGGCCCATGTGGACCCGGGCCGGGCGGAGCTCGCCTGGGAGCTGGCCCGGAGCTACCCCATCCGCCTCGATTCGAACGGCGGGTCGGGCGCCGTCATCCGCACCGGGAAGACACAGCTGACGGCCGAAATCCCCGACCACGCCCTCGCCCGGTTCGCGCGCGACGCCCGGCACCTGGAGCTGCTGCGAGGGCTCAGGGCCACCTCCGCGCTGGTCGTCCCCCTGCACGCCCGCGGCCGCACGTTCGGAGCGCTCTCCCTCGGCTACGGTGGCCCGGGCCACCGCTATGGTCCCGAGGAGCAACTGCTGGCCGAGGAGCTGGCGCGCCGCGCCGCGCTCGCGGTGGACAACGCGCGCCTCTACCGTGAGGCCCAGCTCGCGGTGCAGCTGCGCGACGAGTTCCTCTCGGTGGCCTCGCACGAGCTGAAGACGCCCCTCACGCCCCTGCACCTCAAGCTCTCCGCCCTGTCGCGCGAGCTCCCGCGCTGCTGTGTAGGGGACACCCGCTCGCAGGGCCTGCAGCGCCACGTGGACGTGGCCAGACGCCAGGTGCACAAGATGTCCACGCTCATCAACTCGCTGCTCGACGTCAGCCGCCTGTCGCAGGGGAAGCTGAAGCTGGAGCCGGAGGACACGGACCTGGGCGAGGTGCTGGCCGAGGTGGCGGCCTGGTTCGTGCCCGAGGCGGCCCGGGTGGGCTCGGAGCTGCGGGTGGAGGGAGAGACGCGGGTGCCCGGCTGTTGGGACAGGCTGCGGCTGGAGCAGGTCGTCACGAATCTCATCTCCAACGCCATCCGCTACGGAGCCGGCCGTCCCATCATCGCCCGGCTGGAGGTGGAGACGGACCTGGCGCGGCTGGTGGTGCGGGACCAGGGCATCGGCATCGCGCCCGAGGCCCAGGAGCGCATCTTCGGCAAGTTCGAGCGGGCCGTGTCGGACCGGCACTCCGGCGGCCTGGGACTGGGGCTCTACATCACCCGGAGCATCGTGGAGGCGATGGGCGGAAGCATCCGCGTGGAGAGCCGCCTGGGCGAGGGCTCCACCTTCACCGTCGAGCTGCCCCGCTGTCAGGAAGGCCGGTGA
- a CDS encoding metallophosphoesterase — MSRTIVIGDLHGCYDEALELLDRVGATASDRIIFTGDLVDRGPKRRECVELAMRHESILGNHEEKHLQQRRRKDADLLPDHLETRQALGPEHLEYFATLPHFIRLPEYNAVVVHAGVLPGKTIEAQDPYHLLHAQCVRPPDRKSFWPSKAPADHRFWTHHWKGPERVIFGHTVFDRPLVTEHAVGIDTGCVYGRSLTAVVLPSWELVSVPARLTYRGGKDVTLIPIHGDVNVFS; from the coding sequence ATGTCTCGCACCATCGTCATCGGAGACCTCCACGGCTGTTACGACGAGGCCCTGGAGCTGCTCGACCGGGTGGGAGCCACCGCGAGCGACCGGATCATCTTCACGGGTGACCTGGTCGACCGGGGTCCCAAGCGCCGCGAATGCGTCGAGCTCGCCATGCGGCACGAGTCCATCCTCGGCAACCACGAGGAGAAGCACCTGCAGCAGCGCCGCCGCAAGGACGCCGACCTCCTTCCGGATCACCTGGAGACCCGGCAGGCACTCGGCCCCGAGCACCTGGAGTACTTCGCCACCCTGCCCCACTTCATCCGCCTGCCCGAGTACAACGCCGTCGTCGTCCACGCGGGCGTCCTGCCCGGCAAGACGATCGAGGCGCAGGATCCCTACCACCTGCTGCACGCCCAGTGCGTGAGGCCGCCGGATCGCAAGAGCTTCTGGCCCTCGAAGGCCCCGGCCGACCACCGCTTCTGGACGCACCACTGGAAGGGCCCCGAGCGCGTCATCTTCGGACACACCGTCTTCGACCGGCCGCTCGTCACCGAGCACGCGGTGGGCATCGACACCGGGTGCGTCTACGGCCGCTCGCTCACCGCGGTGGTGCTCCCCTCGTGGGAGCTCGTCTCGGTGCCCGCGCGGCTGACGTACCGGGGCGGCAAGGACGTGACCCTGATCCCCATCCACGGCGACGTGAACGTGTTCTCCTGA